From one Holophagales bacterium genomic stretch:
- a CDS encoding ABC transporter permease: MKQAQAIVVHEVKLFLSDRRSVIVGIVTPILLATFFGFLFSGAGKQDTAKIPVLVADADGSAVSRAVGAGLAADPLLAVAPATESAAREAVRKGKAAAAVLLPKGFGDGSVRAFFGTSKAPEITLLVDPSRATEAGLVRGLLSEKVFREASREAFGGSSGTTVLEESLRNLEADPAPETPERETLKQLLRDVTRWKESTKGGTDGARASARGPGSAVPFTLKEEPVTARQGVTYNSYAHSFAGMGIQFLLFVALDFGIAFLLERQGGIWKRLRAAPLSRSSLLVGKALAGALVGLISVGATFAFGIVVLGIRIQGSVPGFLLLLVAAALMASSFGLLLAALGKTPGATRGLAILAVLLLVMLGGGWVPAFVFPEWLRTVTLVLPTRWAIDGLDAVTWRGAGLVDGALPAIAVLLGYTALFLFVARLRFRWTDG, encoded by the coding sequence ATGAAACAGGCCCAGGCGATCGTCGTCCACGAGGTGAAGCTCTTCCTCTCCGACCGGCGCTCCGTGATCGTCGGCATCGTCACCCCGATCCTCCTGGCGACGTTCTTCGGCTTCCTCTTCTCGGGAGCGGGGAAGCAGGACACGGCGAAGATCCCGGTCCTCGTTGCCGACGCCGACGGCAGTGCCGTGTCGCGCGCCGTGGGGGCGGGGCTCGCGGCCGATCCGCTCCTCGCCGTAGCGCCGGCGACCGAATCCGCCGCGCGAGAGGCCGTGAGGAAGGGAAAGGCCGCAGCGGCGGTTCTCCTGCCGAAGGGCTTCGGCGACGGCTCCGTGCGCGCCTTCTTCGGTACCTCGAAGGCGCCAGAGATCACCCTCCTCGTCGACCCGTCGCGGGCGACGGAGGCCGGCCTCGTGAGGGGGCTCCTCTCCGAGAAGGTCTTTCGCGAGGCGTCCCGCGAGGCGTTCGGTGGGAGCTCTGGAACCACGGTCCTCGAAGAAAGCCTGCGAAACCTGGAGGCCGATCCCGCGCCGGAGACGCCCGAGCGCGAAACCCTGAAGCAGCTCCTCAGGGACGTGACGCGGTGGAAGGAGTCGACGAAGGGCGGAACCGATGGCGCCAGGGCGTCGGCGCGCGGTCCGGGCAGCGCGGTCCCGTTCACGCTGAAGGAGGAGCCCGTCACGGCGCGCCAGGGGGTGACGTACAACAGCTACGCCCACTCCTTCGCCGGGATGGGAATCCAGTTTCTCCTCTTCGTCGCGCTCGACTTCGGTATCGCTTTTCTCCTCGAGCGGCAGGGTGGAATCTGGAAGCGGCTGCGCGCCGCGCCGCTCTCGCGCTCGTCCCTCCTCGTCGGCAAGGCCCTCGCCGGCGCGCTCGTCGGCCTCATCTCGGTGGGAGCGACGTTCGCGTTCGGCATCGTCGTCCTCGGGATACGGATACAGGGCAGCGTTCCCGGCTTCCTCCTTCTCCTCGTGGCGGCAGCGCTGATGGCCTCCTCGTTCGGCCTCCTCCTCGCGGCCCTCGGGAAGACTCCCGGCGCCACGCGCGGCCTCGCGATCCTCGCCGTCCTCCTCCTCGTCATGCTCGGCGGAGGCTGGGTCCCGGCCTTCGTCTTCCCCGAGTGGCTGCGCACGGTGACCCTCGTCCTTCCGACGCGCTGGGCGATCGACGGCCTCGACGCGGTGACGTGGCGCGGCGCCGGCCTGGTGGACGGCGCCCTCCCCGCCATTGCGGTCCTCCTCGGCTACACCGCCCTGTTCCTCTTCGTGGCGCGGCTCCGGTTCCGCTGGACCGACGGATAG
- a CDS encoding ABC transporter ATP-binding protein: MSGLRKSYGGVPAVDGVSFRVEEGTIVGLLGPNGAGKTTTVSIICGLLPPEAGEVRIAGAVLTGDTDPAKGRLGLVPQELALYEELSADDNLRFFGALQLPDGARLASRIDDVLRLTGLWDRRRDRVKTYSGGMKRRLNLAAGLLHDPDVLLLDEPTTGVDPQSRNAIFESLEALRDAGKAILYTTHYMEEAERLCDRIVIVDHGRVVADGTADELGALLPRAGAPELDAEARAAITLLAAKGIAVPGLDGGKPRLEEVFLHLTGHALRDER, encoded by the coding sequence GTGTCCGGGCTGCGCAAGTCCTACGGCGGCGTTCCCGCCGTCGACGGCGTTTCGTTCCGGGTCGAGGAGGGGACGATCGTCGGCCTCCTGGGCCCGAACGGGGCCGGGAAGACGACGACGGTCTCGATCATCTGCGGCCTCCTGCCTCCCGAGGCGGGAGAAGTGAGGATCGCCGGGGCCGTCCTGACGGGCGACACCGATCCGGCGAAAGGACGCCTCGGCCTCGTGCCGCAGGAGCTGGCGCTCTACGAGGAGCTCTCGGCGGACGACAACCTCCGGTTCTTCGGGGCGCTCCAGCTCCCCGACGGGGCACGCCTCGCGTCCCGCATCGACGACGTCCTGCGCCTGACCGGCCTCTGGGATCGGCGGCGCGACCGCGTGAAGACCTACAGCGGCGGGATGAAGCGCCGCCTGAACCTCGCGGCCGGGCTCCTCCACGACCCGGACGTGCTTCTGCTCGACGAGCCGACGACGGGCGTCGACCCGCAGAGCCGAAACGCCATCTTCGAGAGCCTCGAGGCGCTGCGCGACGCGGGGAAGGCGATCCTCTACACGACGCACTACATGGAAGAGGCCGAGCGGCTCTGTGACCGGATCGTCATCGTCGACCACGGCCGGGTCGTGGCCGACGGGACGGCGGATGAGCTGGGGGCCCTCCTTCCCCGAGCCGGAGCGCCCGAGCTGGACGCCGAGGCGCGCGCGGCGATCACCCTCCTGGCGGCGAAGGGCATCGCCGTCCCGGGGCTGGACGGAGGGAAACCGCGCCTCGAGGAGGTCTTCCTCCACCTGACCGGGCACGCGCTGAGGGACGAGCGATGA
- a CDS encoding BlaI/MecI/CopY family transcriptional regulator, producing the protein MKKPGPLTEVELEIMHVVWELGDATVKQVHDVLSARRPVAYTTVMTMLGLLAKKGHLKREESGKAFVYRPAHPKGRVVSKMLDDFVARVFHGSARPLVLALLKDRRISKRDLEEISKLAEADE; encoded by the coding sequence ATGAAGAAGCCGGGGCCCCTCACCGAGGTCGAGCTGGAGATCATGCACGTCGTCTGGGAGCTCGGCGACGCGACGGTCAAACAGGTCCACGACGTCCTGTCGGCCCGCCGCCCCGTCGCCTACACGACGGTCATGACGATGCTCGGCCTCCTCGCGAAGAAAGGCCACCTCAAGCGGGAGGAGTCGGGGAAGGCCTTCGTCTACCGGCCGGCCCACCCGAAGGGACGCGTCGTCTCGAAGATGCTCGACGACTTCGTCGCCCGCGTCTTCCACGGCTCTGCGCGGCCGCTCGTCCTTGCCCTCCTGAAGGACAGGAGGATCTCGAAGCGCGACCTCGAAGAGATCTCGAAGCTCGCGGAGGCGGACGAATGA
- a CDS encoding M56 family metallopeptidase yields MTPLLADLASWWLQAGLLLGAGLVLPFAVRLRDPGVRLRLGQLLLATAILLPLLQPVPASETDGATGPGQAFSLAILVTGEPTATAISVETAVLALLVAGAALRLAWLGIGLRRLGALRRRSRPIASLPRPVASAMARIGTTAEILVSPDIASPVALGWRRPAILLPESFALLEEAEQEAVACHELLHVKRRDSWALLLEEGARALLWAQPAAWAVLSGIALSREQAVDHAAVASTGNRRAYLRALAVLARLSQESPAAALPFHTRSHLVRRVAHLAKEVPMSRTRISFATAVSAVSLLLVGAAGATAFPFGGDSQPPDAKATPAKGISVAADDGEVLKVGGDVKEPVELTRVQPTYPEEARKNKVQGKVILMAVISEKGSVTKVEAVESPDPMLTDAAIEAVKTWTYKPATKHGKPVKVLLTITVAFKLA; encoded by the coding sequence ATGACACCCCTCCTCGCCGACCTCGCCTCCTGGTGGCTGCAGGCCGGGCTCCTGCTCGGGGCGGGCCTCGTGCTGCCATTCGCCGTCCGGCTGCGCGACCCCGGTGTCCGGCTCCGGCTCGGCCAGCTCCTCCTCGCGACGGCGATCCTCCTGCCCCTTCTCCAGCCGGTCCCCGCTTCGGAGACGGACGGGGCCACCGGGCCCGGGCAGGCCTTCTCGCTCGCCATCCTCGTCACGGGCGAGCCGACGGCCACCGCGATCTCCGTCGAGACGGCGGTCCTCGCCCTTCTCGTCGCGGGCGCCGCGCTGCGCCTCGCGTGGCTCGGCATCGGGCTTCGCAGGCTCGGGGCCCTTCGCCGCCGCTCCCGTCCGATCGCCTCCCTCCCGCGGCCCGTCGCCTCTGCGATGGCGCGGATCGGTACGACGGCGGAGATTCTCGTCTCGCCGGACATCGCATCTCCCGTGGCTCTCGGCTGGCGGCGTCCCGCAATCCTCCTTCCGGAGAGCTTCGCCCTGCTCGAAGAGGCCGAGCAGGAAGCCGTGGCGTGTCACGAGCTCCTCCACGTGAAGCGGCGGGACTCGTGGGCTCTCCTCCTCGAAGAGGGCGCCCGGGCGCTCCTCTGGGCGCAACCCGCCGCCTGGGCGGTCCTCTCCGGCATCGCGCTCTCGCGCGAGCAGGCCGTCGATCACGCTGCGGTCGCATCGACGGGGAATCGGCGGGCCTACCTGCGGGCCCTCGCTGTCCTGGCCCGCCTGAGCCAGGAGTCCCCCGCGGCCGCGCTCCCCTTCCACACGCGGAGCCACCTCGTCCGAAGGGTGGCCCACCTGGCAAAGGAGGTCCCGATGTCACGAACTCGTATTTCGTTCGCGACGGCCGTCTCCGCGGTATCTCTCCTCCTCGTCGGTGCAGCGGGAGCTACGGCCTTCCCGTTCGGCGGCGATTCCCAGCCTCCGGACGCCAAGGCGACCCCGGCCAAGGGAATCAGCGTCGCGGCCGACGACGGCGAGGTCCTGAAAGTCGGAGGAGACGTGAAGGAGCCGGTCGAGCTCACCCGCGTCCAGCCGACCTACCCCGAGGAAGCGCGGAAGAACAAGGTCCAGGGCAAGGTCATCCTCATGGCCGTCATCAGCGAGAAGGGAAGCGTCACGAAGGTCGAGGCGGTCGAGTCCCCCGACCCGATGCTGACCGACGCGGCCATCGAGGCCGTGAAGACGTGGACCTACAAGCCGGCGACGAAGCACGGGAAGCCGGTGAAGGTCCTGCTCACCATCACCGTCGCCTTCAAGCTCGCGTAG
- a CDS encoding SUF system Fe-S cluster assembly regulator translates to MIRMNKLTDYGVVLLTTFAREPAQGISARELSARTGIPQPTVVKLLKTLLKAGLLVSQRGTKGGYALAKLPEEVPVSAVIEALEGPLAITECSMPGACEHEGRCVARPNWAAVNDVIQQALSKLTLAEMTRPVPPKAPCPTPLLPSIDPLPRSTAP, encoded by the coding sequence ATGATCCGGATGAACAAGCTCACCGACTACGGGGTCGTTCTCCTCACGACCTTCGCCCGCGAGCCAGCGCAGGGAATCAGCGCACGAGAGCTCTCGGCGCGGACGGGAATCCCCCAGCCGACGGTCGTCAAGCTCCTGAAGACCCTTCTGAAGGCGGGCCTTCTCGTCTCCCAGCGCGGCACCAAGGGGGGCTACGCACTCGCGAAGCTCCCCGAAGAGGTCCCCGTGTCGGCCGTCATCGAGGCGCTCGAGGGGCCGCTCGCCATCACCGAGTGCAGCATGCCGGGGGCGTGCGAGCACGAGGGCCGCTGCGTGGCCAGGCCGAACTGGGCCGCGGTGAACGACGTCATCCAGCAGGCGCTCTCGAAGCTGACGCTGGCCGAGATGACGCGACCCGTTCCGCCCAAGGCGCCCTGCCCCACTCCGCTTCTCCCTTCGATCGACCCGCTGCCCAGGAGCACCGCACCATGA
- the sufB gene encoding Fe-S cluster assembly protein SufB, whose protein sequence is MSSNEVLSELTNQEYRHGFVTDVESEVFRPGLDEEIVAAISAKKKEPQWLLDWRLKAYRHWLGMTEPKWAKVSYPPIDYQAIRYFAAPKSTKDGPQSLADVDPELLRTYEKLGVPLEERAILAGVAVDAVFDSVSVATTFRESLAKVGVIFCSFSEAVHEHPDLVKKYLGSVVPYTDNFFATLNSAVFSDGSFCFVPKGVRCPMELSTYFRINQPDTGQFERTLIVAEEGASVSYLEGCTAPKRDTNQLHAAVVELVALDDAKIKYSTVQNWYPGDKDGKGGIYNFVTKRGKCAGKRSKISWTQVETGSSITWKYPSCILLGDDSVGEFYSVALANNYQQADTGTKMIHIGKNTRSTIVSKGISAGHGQNTYRGGVSIAKSAIGARNYSQCDSLLLGDKCGAHTFPYLDVKTSTAQIEHEASTSKIGEDQLFYCRQRGLTSEDAVSLIVNGFARRVIRELPMEFAVEATKLLGVSLEGSVG, encoded by the coding sequence ATGAGCTCGAACGAAGTCCTCTCCGAGCTGACGAACCAGGAGTACAGGCACGGGTTCGTCACCGACGTCGAGTCCGAGGTCTTCCGGCCCGGCCTCGACGAGGAGATCGTCGCCGCCATCTCCGCCAAGAAGAAGGAGCCGCAGTGGCTCCTCGACTGGCGCCTGAAGGCCTACCGGCACTGGCTCGGGATGACCGAGCCGAAGTGGGCGAAGGTCTCCTACCCGCCCATCGACTACCAGGCGATCCGCTACTTCGCCGCGCCGAAGTCGACGAAAGACGGCCCGCAGAGCCTCGCGGACGTCGACCCCGAGCTCCTCCGGACGTACGAAAAGCTCGGCGTCCCGCTCGAGGAGCGGGCGATCCTGGCGGGCGTCGCCGTCGACGCCGTCTTCGACAGCGTGTCGGTCGCGACGACGTTCCGCGAGAGCCTCGCGAAGGTCGGGGTCATCTTCTGCTCCTTCTCCGAGGCGGTGCACGAGCACCCCGACCTCGTGAAGAAGTACCTCGGGAGCGTCGTTCCCTACACCGACAACTTCTTCGCGACGCTCAACTCGGCGGTCTTCTCCGACGGCTCCTTCTGCTTCGTGCCGAAGGGCGTCCGATGCCCGATGGAGCTCTCCACCTACTTCCGGATCAACCAGCCCGACACGGGGCAGTTCGAGCGGACGCTCATCGTCGCCGAGGAAGGGGCCTCGGTCTCCTACCTCGAGGGGTGCACCGCCCCGAAGCGCGACACGAACCAGCTCCACGCCGCCGTCGTCGAGCTCGTCGCCCTCGACGACGCGAAGATCAAGTACTCCACCGTCCAGAACTGGTACCCGGGCGACAAGGACGGCAAGGGGGGCATCTACAACTTCGTGACCAAGCGCGGCAAGTGCGCCGGCAAGAGGTCGAAGATCTCCTGGACGCAGGTGGAGACCGGCTCGTCCATCACCTGGAAGTACCCGAGCTGCATCCTCCTCGGAGACGACTCCGTCGGCGAGTTCTACTCGGTCGCCCTCGCGAACAACTACCAGCAGGCCGACACCGGCACGAAGATGATCCACATCGGGAAGAACACCCGGTCGACGATCGTCTCGAAGGGGATCTCCGCCGGCCACGGCCAGAACACCTACCGCGGTGGCGTGTCGATCGCGAAGTCCGCGATCGGCGCCCGCAACTACTCCCAGTGCGACTCGCTCCTCCTCGGAGACAAGTGCGGGGCGCACACCTTCCCCTACCTCGACGTGAAGACCTCGACCGCGCAGATCGAGCACGAGGCGTCGACGTCGAAGATCGGGGAGGACCAGCTCTTCTACTGCCGCCAGCGGGGCCTGACGAGCGAGGACGCCGTGTCGCTCATCGTCAACGGCTTTGCCCGGAGAGTCATCAGGGAGCTCCCGATGGAGTTCGCCGTAGAGGCGACGAAGCTCCTCGGCGTGAGCCTCGAAGGAAGCGTGGGTTGA
- the sufC gene encoding Fe-S cluster assembly ATPase SufC: protein MLEIQNLKARIAEDGTEILKGVDLTVNAGEVHAIMGPNGSGKSTLAHVLSGREGYEVTEGTVLYKGKDLLSMPPEERAREGVFLSFQYPVEIPGVANTYFLRMALNAVRKHRGLPEVDAMDFLALVEEKAALVEMEDALLSRNVNEGFSGGEKKRNEIFQMAVLDPTLAILDETDSGLDIDALRVIASGVNSLRSPDRAMVLITHYQRLLNYITPDVIHVLSGGRIVRSGDKSLALLLEEKGYGWLEEEATIGAGTAS, encoded by the coding sequence ATTCTCGAGATTCAGAACCTCAAGGCCCGCATCGCCGAGGACGGCACCGAGATCCTCAAGGGGGTCGACCTGACCGTGAACGCGGGCGAGGTGCACGCCATCATGGGCCCCAACGGCTCGGGCAAGAGCACCCTCGCCCACGTCCTCTCCGGCCGCGAAGGCTACGAGGTGACCGAGGGCACCGTCCTCTACAAGGGCAAGGACCTCCTCTCGATGCCGCCGGAGGAGAGGGCGCGCGAGGGCGTCTTCCTCTCTTTCCAGTACCCGGTCGAGATCCCGGGCGTGGCGAACACCTACTTCCTCCGGATGGCGCTGAACGCCGTGAGGAAGCACCGCGGTCTTCCCGAGGTCGACGCGATGGACTTCCTCGCGCTCGTCGAGGAGAAGGCCGCGCTCGTCGAGATGGAGGACGCGCTTCTCTCGCGGAACGTGAACGAGGGGTTCTCGGGCGGCGAGAAGAAGAGGAACGAGATCTTCCAGATGGCGGTCCTCGACCCGACGCTCGCGATCCTCGACGAGACCGACTCGGGCCTCGACATCGACGCCCTGCGCGTCATCGCCTCGGGCGTGAACTCCCTGCGCTCCCCCGACCGGGCGATGGTCCTCATCACGCACTACCAGCGGCTCCTCAACTACATCACCCCCGACGTCATCCACGTCCTCTCCGGCGGCCGGATCGTCCGCTCGGGCGACAAGTCGCTCGCTCTCCTCCTCGAGGAGAAGGGCTACGGCTGGCTGGAGGAAGAGGCCACGATCGGGGCAGGGACGGCGTCTTGA
- the sufD gene encoding Fe-S cluster assembly protein SufD, with the protein MSASAPAAAPATALSEGTASALERARAFGAREAATSPLFVQNLRRAGAEAFAKLGLPRPSDEEWRYTSVAALARQLPAMADTGPAPAGKTSSARSALASLGPIGVAGRSQPQLVFVNGRLDAELSRFDGLPAGVRFDALSRLFAAPPDLLEKRLGLLRGHLTHPFVAMNAAFLLDGAFVHVPDGVVLAEPLLVVHVADGSAGPVASHPRVVLSLGENAQARVVEAYCGIGSGFVNPVTEIVLGAHAHLDHTTLQEESLETDHVGTTEAHLGPGAQLFSHVLSVGGRLVRNELTVRLHGDGAGATLDGLFLARGEQHVDNHTLVDHARPHCGSQQYYKGILDGSARGAFDGKVIVRPAGAFTDAHQKNRNLLLSDTARIDAKPQLEIYNNDVKCTHGSATGRLDADAVFYLRSRALSESQARSVLTLAFASEIVDRVPVEPVKAHLTHRVLGWLAGSVPEPR; encoded by the coding sequence TTGAGCGCCTCGGCCCCCGCGGCCGCCCCGGCAACGGCCCTCTCGGAAGGGACCGCCAGCGCCCTGGAGCGCGCCCGCGCCTTCGGCGCGCGTGAGGCGGCGACGAGCCCGCTGTTCGTCCAGAACCTGAGGCGCGCCGGCGCGGAGGCTTTCGCGAAGCTCGGTCTCCCCCGCCCTTCCGACGAGGAGTGGCGCTACACCAGCGTCGCAGCGCTCGCCCGCCAGCTCCCGGCGATGGCCGACACGGGCCCAGCGCCCGCCGGCAAGACTTCCAGCGCCCGTTCCGCCCTCGCGTCCCTCGGACCGATCGGCGTCGCCGGGCGATCGCAGCCCCAGCTCGTCTTCGTGAACGGCCGCCTCGACGCGGAGCTCTCGCGCTTCGACGGCCTCCCGGCGGGCGTTCGCTTCGACGCCCTCTCGCGCCTCTTCGCCGCCCCGCCCGACCTCCTGGAGAAGCGCCTCGGCCTTCTTCGCGGACACCTGACGCACCCCTTCGTCGCGATGAACGCGGCGTTCCTCCTCGACGGCGCCTTCGTGCACGTCCCCGACGGCGTCGTCCTCGCCGAGCCTCTCCTCGTCGTCCACGTCGCCGACGGGAGCGCGGGTCCGGTGGCGTCGCACCCCCGCGTCGTCCTCTCGCTCGGGGAGAACGCGCAGGCGCGGGTCGTGGAGGCGTACTGCGGAATCGGCAGCGGGTTCGTGAACCCCGTGACCGAGATCGTCCTCGGGGCGCACGCCCACCTCGACCACACGACGCTCCAGGAGGAGTCCCTCGAGACGGACCACGTCGGGACGACCGAGGCCCACCTCGGCCCGGGCGCGCAGCTCTTCAGCCATGTCCTGTCGGTCGGCGGCCGGCTCGTGAGGAACGAACTCACCGTCCGGCTCCACGGCGACGGCGCCGGCGCGACGCTCGACGGGCTCTTCCTGGCGCGCGGCGAGCAGCACGTCGACAACCACACGCTCGTCGACCACGCCCGGCCGCACTGCGGGAGCCAGCAGTACTACAAGGGGATCCTCGACGGGAGCGCGCGGGGCGCTTTCGACGGAAAGGTGATCGTCCGCCCCGCGGGCGCCTTCACCGACGCCCACCAGAAGAACCGCAACCTCCTCCTCTCCGACACGGCCCGCATCGACGCCAAGCCGCAGCTGGAGATCTACAACAACGACGTCAAGTGCACGCACGGCTCGGCGACGGGACGGCTCGACGCCGACGCCGTCTTCTACCTCCGCTCGCGCGCCCTCTCCGAGAGCCAGGCCCGGAGCGTCCTGACGCTCGCGTTCGCCAGCGAGATCGTCGACCGCGTCCCGGTCGAACCCGTGAAAGCGCACCTCACCCACCGCGTCCTCGGCTGGCTCGCCGGGAGCGTTCCGGAGCCCCGATGA
- a CDS encoding cysteine desulfurase: protein MKTTAAPAETALDVTAVRRDFPLLAREANGHPLVYLDSANTTQKPEAVIRASDRFYREQNANIHRSTYRLSEEATAAYEGARETVRRFVNARSTREIVFTRGTTESINLLATSFGQAYVKAGDEILITGMEHHSGIVPWQLLCERTGAKLRVIPLDDRGDLILDDLGRLLTERTKLVGVVHVSNALGTINPVRALIGYAHGKGVPVLLDGAQSIPHLGVDVQALDCDFLAFSGHKVYGPTGIGVLYGKESWLSKMPPYQGGGDMIASVSFVKTTYAELPAKFEAGTGNLAGAVALGAALDYVTALGLPRIAAHEKDLLSYATARLSEVPGLRIIGTAREKASVVSFVLGDIHPHDVGTILDQEGICIRTGHHCAQPVMTRYDLPATARASFGLYNTREEVDALAAGLRKVLEVFGA, encoded by the coding sequence ATGAAGACGACCGCCGCTCCGGCCGAAACGGCCCTCGACGTCACAGCAGTGCGACGCGATTTCCCTCTTCTCGCGCGCGAAGCGAACGGGCACCCGCTCGTCTACCTCGACAGCGCCAACACGACGCAGAAGCCCGAGGCCGTGATCCGCGCCTCCGACCGCTTCTACCGCGAGCAGAACGCGAACATCCACCGCTCCACCTACCGCCTCTCCGAGGAGGCGACGGCGGCCTACGAGGGCGCCCGCGAAACCGTGCGCCGGTTCGTGAACGCCCGCTCGACGCGCGAGATCGTCTTCACGCGCGGGACGACCGAGTCGATCAACCTCCTCGCGACGAGCTTCGGCCAGGCGTACGTGAAGGCGGGCGACGAGATCCTCATCACCGGGATGGAGCACCACTCGGGCATCGTTCCCTGGCAGCTCCTCTGCGAGCGGACAGGGGCGAAGCTGCGCGTCATTCCGCTCGACGACCGCGGCGACCTGATCCTGGACGACCTCGGCCGGCTCCTGACGGAGCGGACGAAGCTCGTCGGCGTCGTCCACGTCTCCAACGCCCTCGGCACGATCAACCCGGTGAGGGCGCTCATCGGCTATGCCCACGGAAAGGGCGTCCCGGTCCTTCTCGACGGGGCCCAGTCGATCCCGCACCTGGGCGTCGACGTCCAGGCGCTCGACTGCGACTTCCTCGCCTTCTCCGGTCACAAGGTCTACGGGCCGACCGGCATCGGCGTCCTCTACGGCAAGGAGTCGTGGCTCTCGAAGATGCCTCCGTACCAGGGGGGCGGCGACATGATCGCCTCCGTCTCGTTCGTGAAGACGACGTACGCCGAGCTCCCGGCGAAGTTCGAGGCGGGGACGGGCAACCTCGCGGGCGCCGTGGCGCTCGGGGCCGCGCTCGACTACGTGACGGCCCTCGGGCTGCCGCGTATCGCAGCCCACGAGAAGGATCTCCTCTCCTACGCCACCGCGCGCCTCTCCGAGGTCCCCGGTCTCCGGATCATCGGCACCGCCCGGGAGAAGGCGAGCGTCGTCTCGTTCGTCCTCGGAGACATTCACCCGCACGACGTCGGGACGATCCTCGACCAGGAGGGGATCTGCATCCGGACCGGCCACCACTGCGCGCAGCCGGTGATGACCCGCTACGACCTCCCCGCCACGGCGCGCGCCTCGTTCGGCCTCTACAACACGCGCGAGGAGGTCGACGCGCTCGCGGCCGGCCTCCGGAAGGTCCTCGAGGTATTCGGCGCATGA
- a CDS encoding SUF system NifU family Fe-S cluster assembly protein has product MTALTDLYQEVILDHNRTPRNFRALEGATHSGIGHNPLCGDQLTLYVVVDGGVIREIGFQGKGCAISKASASLMTEAVKGKTTEEAEALFTRFHDLLTGPPDEKADAKSFGKLAVFSGVREFPVRVKCATLAWHTLHSALAGGGAAASTE; this is encoded by the coding sequence ATGACGGCCCTGACGGACCTCTACCAGGAGGTCATCCTCGACCACAACAGGACTCCCCGGAACTTCCGGGCGCTGGAGGGCGCGACCCATTCCGGCATCGGCCACAACCCCCTCTGCGGCGACCAGTTGACGCTCTACGTCGTCGTCGACGGCGGCGTCATCCGCGAGATCGGCTTCCAGGGGAAGGGCTGCGCCATCTCGAAGGCGTCGGCCTCGCTCATGACCGAAGCCGTGAAGGGAAAGACGACCGAAGAGGCCGAGGCGCTCTTCACGCGTTTCCACGACCTCCTCACCGGGCCGCCCGACGAGAAGGCCGACGCGAAGAGCTTCGGCAAGCTCGCCGTCTTCTCCGGAGTCCGCGAATTCCCCGTCCGCGTCAAGTGCGCGACGCTCGCCTGGCACACGCTCCACTCGGCACTCGCCGGGGGCGGCGCCGCGGCCTCTACGGAGTAA
- a CDS encoding DUF59 domain-containing protein, with translation MSVAMPEPVPAAPGPDLEQKVIGTLKKIYDPEIPVNIHDLGLIYSVNVGGGGSVQVTMTLTAPACPVAGTLPGEVERAVKSVDGVTEAKVELVWDPPWNPGMMSKMARVMLGM, from the coding sequence ATGTCCGTCGCGATGCCCGAACCCGTCCCGGCCGCTCCCGGTCCCGATCTCGAGCAGAAGGTCATCGGGACGCTGAAGAAGATCTACGACCCCGAGATTCCGGTCAACATCCACGACCTCGGCCTCATCTACTCGGTCAACGTCGGAGGCGGCGGCTCGGTCCAGGTGACGATGACGCTCACCGCCCCGGCCTGCCCTGTCGCCGGGACACTCCCGGGCGAGGTGGAGAGGGCCGTAAAGTCCGTCGACGGCGTCACCGAAGCAAAGGTCGAGCTCGTCTGGGACCCGCCCTGGAACCCCGGGATGATGTCGAAGATGGCCCGGGTGATGCTGGGGATGTAG